The proteins below are encoded in one region of SAR324 cluster bacterium:
- the hemJ gene encoding protoporphyrinogen oxidase HemJ encodes MVYLFMLAIPIVGLLVIRAFYRDFAGLGEWLWFQDEYDAISQSIDQFGQSSYLYIQAIHIIGVVVWFAGLFYIGRLFIYHKEASRRPEQERKILEEQFTIMERRLWYAITWPGLCITMIFGTLMLLYIGLPPWIHTKLGLVVLLVGYHFYCGRLRRQLEEGTCHWNGRLLRMFNEVPALLLVAIVFVVVLKDLLSWTVLLIVLVLLAISILVTIRWYARHRKSVAL; translated from the coding sequence ATGGTGTACCTCTTTATGCTGGCGATCCCAATTGTCGGACTGCTGGTTATCCGAGCGTTCTATCGCGATTTTGCAGGCCTGGGAGAATGGCTCTGGTTTCAGGATGAGTATGATGCAATCAGCCAGAGCATTGATCAATTTGGCCAGTCGAGTTATTTGTACATTCAGGCCATCCACATCATCGGTGTGGTAGTCTGGTTTGCGGGGCTGTTTTATATTGGAAGGCTGTTCATCTATCACAAGGAAGCTTCCCGTCGCCCAGAGCAGGAACGAAAGATTCTAGAAGAGCAATTTACGATCATGGAACGCCGTCTTTGGTACGCAATTACGTGGCCTGGGCTGTGCATCACAATGATTTTTGGTACGCTGATGTTGCTCTACATTGGCCTGCCGCCATGGATCCATACCAAGCTGGGCTTGGTGGTTTTGCTTGTTGGTTATCACTTCTACTGTGGGCGACTAAGAAGACAACTGGAGGAAGGCACTTGCCACTGGAACGGACGCCTGCTGCGTATGTTCAATGAGGTGCCTGCGCTGTTGCTGGTAGCGATCGTTTTCGTCGTTGTACTCAAAGATCTCTTATCTTGGACGGTCCTGCTGATAGTCCTAGTATTGTTAGCAATCTCCATCTTGGTGACGATCCGATGGTATGCGCGCCATCGAAAGAGCGTAGCCCTTTGA
- the cysS gene encoding cysteine--tRNA ligase, which yields MSLRLTNSLSRQKEDFETVLPGHVGLYVCGPTVYGDPHLGHAKTYVSFDVIVRYLRFCGYTVTYIQNITDVGHLVGDEDDGADKVLQKAREINRQPMAIVEHYTCRHFAMMDRLQVQRPDISPRATGHIPEQLQLIETLLAQGKAYERNGSIYFDVSQDSEYGILSGRKGEDMLGGTRVAVRSEKKDPRDFALWKHAEPDHLMRWRDCLGQEGFPGWHTECVAMSTRYLGNAFDIHGGGMDLKFPHHECELAQARVLGHDYARYWLHANLLTINGQKMAKSLGNFITLEDAFQTNNPLVVRYFIVAGHYGSVLDFSDSALQGAETSLQRLQQTVRALQREVPTDFSAPGQHLQQYRERFCEAMDDDFSTPQALAILFELIHEVHRLLQQENTATEVFADALNLFQQLAGDVLGLLPETESITHSPELLEQTINLLLELRRDFRQQKDFVRADLIRQRLQELGIELQDSKDGTTWEIP from the coding sequence ATGTCCCTTCGCCTAACCAACAGTCTGAGTAGACAAAAAGAAGACTTTGAAACCGTGCTGCCAGGTCATGTTGGTCTCTACGTCTGCGGTCCCACAGTTTATGGTGATCCTCACCTAGGCCATGCCAAGACCTATGTCAGTTTCGATGTGATCGTACGCTACCTACGGTTTTGTGGCTACACGGTAACCTACATCCAAAATATCACGGATGTAGGTCATCTAGTTGGAGATGAAGACGATGGTGCTGACAAGGTGCTGCAAAAAGCCCGGGAAATCAACCGTCAGCCGATGGCGATTGTAGAGCACTACACCTGTCGGCACTTTGCGATGATGGACCGTTTGCAGGTTCAGAGACCTGATATCTCACCGCGGGCAACAGGGCATATTCCGGAGCAACTACAGTTGATCGAAACACTACTTGCTCAGGGGAAAGCCTACGAACGGAATGGGTCGATCTACTTTGACGTTTCTCAGGACTCTGAATATGGTATTCTCTCCGGTCGCAAGGGAGAAGATATGCTGGGTGGTACTCGGGTGGCTGTGCGTAGTGAGAAAAAAGATCCTCGGGACTTTGCGCTCTGGAAGCATGCGGAACCTGATCATCTGATGCGTTGGCGAGACTGTCTGGGCCAAGAAGGATTTCCTGGATGGCATACAGAATGTGTTGCGATGAGCACACGCTACTTGGGCAATGCCTTTGACATTCATGGTGGAGGCATGGATCTCAAGTTTCCCCATCATGAATGTGAGCTAGCCCAGGCAAGAGTACTTGGCCATGACTACGCACGCTACTGGCTGCATGCCAACCTCCTGACGATCAACGGGCAGAAGATGGCCAAATCTCTAGGAAATTTCATTACACTGGAAGACGCGTTTCAGACAAACAATCCATTGGTGGTCCGCTACTTCATTGTTGCTGGACACTATGGTTCTGTGCTGGACTTCAGTGATTCTGCCCTGCAAGGCGCAGAGACTTCCCTACAGCGCCTGCAACAAACCGTTAGAGCCCTACAGCGCGAGGTTCCCACAGATTTTTCTGCCCCTGGCCAGCATCTTCAGCAGTACCGCGAGCGATTCTGTGAGGCAATGGACGATGACTTCTCCACACCACAAGCCCTTGCCATACTCTTCGAATTGATCCATGAAGTCCACCGCCTGCTTCAGCAAGAAAATACTGCAACAGAAGTGTTCGCTGATGCACTGAACCTGTTCCAACAATTAGCTGGGGATGTCTTGGGACTGCTCCCAGAGACTGAGTCAATCACTCACAGTCCAGAATTGCTTGAGCAGACCATCAATTTACTTCTAGAACTACGTCGTGACTTCCGTCAGCAGAAAGACTTTGTTCGAGCAGATCTGATCCGCCAACGACTCCAGGAACTAGGAATTGAGCTACAGGATAGCAAGGACGGCACTACCTGGGAAATTCCCTAA